ACAGGGATCTTCTCTTTGTGATCACCGCGCAGCACTTCGACAGTTATCTGAGCAGATACAAAGAAGTAGATCAGTACTACTTTTCTTAGTAAACAAGCAAATGCTTATGGACATTAGTTTCTTCACTAACTATGCTGATTGGTAGAGGTTTATCATTCACCTAAACCTCTTGATAATGGACTTATCAGTAAAATTACTGAATGCCAATCTTCATCAAGAACCAAGTAAATAGGTGATGAAAGATTAAAAGTCATTCGGAGAACTAAGTTTGTGTACATACCTCATCACCCACTTTACATTGATCAAGAACTCTATACAAATCACTTCCGTTGGAGATCTTTTTTCCATTTACAGATGTGATAATATCACCCAAAATAAGCCTTCCATAGCCATCACGTTTGGTTGGTCGTAAACCCTGCAGAATTTAGAGCAACTCCAATTTACAAATGGCCACTAAAAACTCTTTCAGTTCAAATGGAAAAGAAATTTCTTAGTACAAAGATCTTCAAAACTCTACAGAGGTACTTTGAAGTTTGGAAAACAAATTCCTAAAGAAATAAGCTTACTGCTTTGCCAGCTGGACCATTCGCAGGAGCATCTAAGACGAGCACCCCGCCAACGCCTAGTTGCTCAACAGACTGATCAGGGGCAAACTTGATTCCTAAAATTGGTCTTGTGACCTTCCCAAACTTCACCAACTGGTCAACAATGCCGCCTACCTAGACATGTAATGAAGGTGGATAGTTGATACCTTAATAAAAGGTGCGATCTACTATGATTAGCCCAAAAAATCCAATCAATAACCCACTGTGTCAACTGGAATAGAAAATCCAACGCCGGAGGATGCACCAGAAGGGGAATATATAGCTGTATTTATCCCAATGAGGCTTCCTGTGCTATCCAGAAGTGGGCCTCCACTATTACCAGGATTGATGGCAGCATCAGTCTGGATAACATCCTGGATTGGACGCCCGGTAGCTGCAGAACTGATTTCTCTTCTAAGCCCACTGCAGAAAACATGAGAAATGCACTTAATTAAGTTTGAACATTGATATCAACATGCGCCAAAATGTATCCAGACAGGCAAAATGCATTTGCAATTTGATAATAGAGGTCTTCATTAATTCTTCTTAGTTGACTACAAATTTAACATTTCTTCTTGTCACTAGTAAATGGAAGTCATTCAAATCTGTTCCTACATCTTTACAAAGTGTGGACATAAAATATCAGAAAAAAATCAGGCGCCAAATTCATTAAAGTTCTCGTTTGAATGAAGGGCTTTGTCCCTAAAGCAACCTTGCTTGTACAGTTTTCTTCCCTTGTCTCCAAAACTAAATATTTCTAGGTTGCACTGAACTCAGATACAACGCAAATGTGATGCATATAATTGACTACTTGAAGTTCATAGGGTCATACCTGATCACACCAGTTGTGAGTGTATGGTCAAGTCCAAACTGCAAAGTATTGAAGTGAAGAGTCAAAACAAAGAGAACATTATTCACAATTAAAATCTCTCGTATCTACACTATGCAATTATGCATTTAGCTTATTCAAGTTTAGAATAGTAAAAGCCTTGATAATTCTTTGTTAGTAGGTAGGCAAGTAAAGAGGtaatgaaaggtgaaaaatGGTAGAAATCTAAACAGCTGACATGATTTACTTTGCTGCCCATTCCTGGCTACACATTGGAACTCAAAaggtttcttcttttccttttttctcccCCAATCACCCGCCTTACAAGACCGTATTTTGATTGTTTATTGAACAAAAGATAAAGGAGTGAACCAGTCACTAAGAGGCACCCTTTGATGCACCTTTTCTGAACCTACTCTCTTTCCATTTTCACTGGTGGAGGGTGGAGACTGAAGTATTTGCAGCATTGGCTTTAATATACCTAATGCTGAAACGGTAACCCAATGTCAAATACAGAGCTGAAATGTTTATTCCTGGACCTTTTTTTGACAAGGATCATTAAAAGAGAGCATCCAGGGGACCCCACCCCTGCCAAACCACCAAAAATAGggggatgaaaaaaaaagacaaccaGGAGATGGGCTGAGCACAGAAAAAGGCCCACTCAAGCTACAGATGAAGGCAACCGACAAAATCAACAGAACAATCAAGACTAGGTGACATCTTTTCCGACATCCAAATATAtaaaaaagcataaaacaacTTTGAAGCCTAGAAATAGAATCCCCCATGCCATGAAATGATCCTCTGTTTGATTCTCTCCAGATCATCAACGTGAGTGATGAGGAATCTTGAGCAAGCAATGCTTGTCTGTGATTTAGAGAGAACTTTAGAGAGCAATGACTATGGTTTGTGGGATTAGtttactgagagagagagagagagagagagagagagagagagagagcagctgATCATTCATAGGAGTCAGTTCACGTACATTATGCAAAAGAGCGTCCGACACCAAGCAGATTGGAAAACATTTTATGGACCTACAAATTGAAAGTTTTTGTTATCCCACTCTACTagtaatctgaaccattcatgaACATCACAGCAAATATGATTAAAACATTAAGAGCTCCTACATAAATAAGGATCTGCGCAGCAGCTACAAAATGGGAGTTTGATAGAATATAAAATAAGgatatagagaaaaaaaaaaaaaaaaaaaaaccaatcccAATGAAAAGGCAGAATAAATTGGCATTCAATCTTAAGAGTGAATGTGGAAGGCAGCATTTCCAATAACACTCGAAACTTCTATAATCACGTATTGCATTAAATGGCTGAATAACATTAAACAGCAAGCTATTGTTCTTTAAAGAAGGGAAATAGAAACACTGCCAAAAGAAGTTTTGGGACTTAAAAGTGGTGTTTTTATACTCACAGGGTTTCCGATGGCATATACTTTTTGGCCAACAAGCAAATCGGCGGACACACCAATGGGTATAGGTCTCAGTTTGTCTTTTGGTGCATCAACGCGCAATACAGCAACATCTTTATCTTGGTCAAATCCAACAACTTTTGCATCATAAGTTGTCTGGTCAGAAAGAGTGACCCTgaacaaaacaaatttgattatttttctgGATTGAGTGTCAAACCAACATTTTGAGCTCAACCTCTATTACAGTAATGCAGTTCATAAGTCATAAGACACAGAAATTGAACTTAAAGGTCCAATGCTAAAGAAAACTAATAACTTGAGACCgtgaaaggaagagaaaaatcaTATAAAGAAAATGAGAACGAAGAGAAGACGCAAATTCTGCTCACAAACAGTCCTATAGCATCCAAGAACAAGAACACAATTAAACAAACTGCAAAACCCATGCAATAAATTAAAAGCATTAAGATTTCTCTcacttcttttttgtattttctcacACAAATCCTCTCATTTGAATCATAACTTCAACTTGAATAACATCACTCTTTCTTAAAGAATTGCTTCAAGATTATGGACCATGACACAAAATAAAAACGACAGAAGATGTGGAAAAACTTAAGCATAAAAAATGCTGGCATATGCAAGAAAATGCACCACATAAGCACGGATGAACAGATACCTACTTGAGATCAGATGCACCACGGATAACATGGAAATTTGTGACAATGTGACCATCTTTATCCCAGACAAAGCCCGATCCTGATCCTTGAGGCACCTCCAACACATCCAATGTAAAAGCATCCTGCCTACAGAAACACCCCGCATCAAGAGCAAGACAAATCAAACACCATGACCAAGAAAGCTGTGTTTAGTTCACCAGCCGTCCCTTGGAATGCTTATCCTGGTGTTTGTTCCGCCAAAAATAAGGATGGAATGCACATTACAAATAAGTATATTAGGTAAGTCGCCATTCCATTCAGATGCAAAAAGAGTGACCATCCTATTGAATCTATTCTTTCCAGCTAACCAAACACTGCCTATTTCTATGGAATAATGCTAATTATGACATATACAACAGAAGTCCAAACGAAACCAAGGTTCATCATCTTGTACCAATCATGGTGACTTCAGTTTCAAAACTACCCCGTTTAAATCAGTCTATGTAACTCGTCCGcaattttaatttccttttttttaataactcaggtgtccgaaCCAGCTaacgtgcacctcaactaatgtTGGGACTAATCCAGCTGTGACTAGCGGAGAGGGAGGGTCCAATCAAAGCCCGAGCTTAGCAAAATACGGACTGGCACCACATGGGAGGCTTCGAACCTGACCCCACCAGGCCAATCAAAACATACTTAGacatgaaaagtaaaaaaaatggaacgAATTAAAGAAGAGCTATAAAATCCAAATCTACCTGACCGCAAGATTGGTGATGTAAACAACAGAAGGCGTGTTCTCCTGGAAAAGACGAACCGTAGCGAGCTCATCGGACTGCAACTTCCTCGGCGTGGTAACTACAAAAGCCGAAGCCGAATCGACATCGGCGACGAGGAGAGCGAGGGACAAGGCGACGGAAGCGCAGAGGACGAAGAGAGAATCCAAAGCGGAAGCGAAAGGGGTTTTCTCGAGGAGAAATTTGCAAACGTTATTGCAGCTATGATCGGAGGGGATGATGGAGTCGGAGTTGGGGGAGTTGCGAAGAGCGGAGAGGATGGGAGTGGAACGGGTAGGGTTTCGGAGGAGGGAGAAGGgagggttggagagagagaatgtggagCTGGTTCTAGAGCGAGAGAGTGTGGAAGGGAAGTTTGTtgtggggaggagagagagagaatatgcaGCCATTCCTGAACTGGGACAGCTGCTGAGAAGAGATTGACTTGGTGTCTGTTAATTTACCAACCATATATACTCGAGGGgcaaaaaattggttatttttgtgGTGGGCTGAATATGATAATAGACTCTAATCATTTCCAGATTTTCCAGTCAGAAATTGAATCTATTGAAAGATGCCGTTCATTCCTACAATTATTGGTTCGAATTTGTTTGAAGACTCGTATCGGTAAgagttttttaataaattttaactATCGATTATCTCAATATATGGTTTAAATTTGAACTGTCTCGTCTAGTCCAGAACTTGGATATGAGAGAATCTAAATCTTTCTAGTAATTCAATGCACGTAGATGGCCACCAATTaggaaatataaaaattatgtGTACAATCATTTGTGTCTATTGCTAATACGATACTATGATAGTGTCATAATTGATAATCATTTTATATTATTtccgtccaaaaattccaaaaagccCTTAGCAGGAAGGTacctatttttttaacaaagctGGAACTCGACCTCATAAACTTGCAAGCTGTTTGGATCGTTCGGCTCATGATTGAGCCGACTACGATTCAGTTTTAGATAGACTGCAAGATTAGCAAATCAAGATACTGTCAATAGCTCGTTCGTTAAGTTATGTAGATCTGGCGTTAACCAAAAGACCCGCGCGTTCAAAAACAATCTAAGCTAGTACTACAAATTATGGGCAATGGCCACCGCAATATTCATCAGTTGAGAAGCAGCTTGCAAGTTATGAAGAGAGGGGCCAAATTAGATTAACTCCAATTAGTTCTTATAATTTCGATATCCCTTCACAGCACAACAAAAAGTTAGCAGTAGTATAAAACTTGCATAAAAATTCACCCACTTCTCGAATTACAAAATTTTCCCTAAAGGTCTCAGCTCCCTGGGAATGCCATCAAAATTCCCGGAGTCTACATCTGATTGTAGCACAGGTCTCTGTCCATGTTTCCAGTGAATGCCTTCTGCTAAATGCTCCTTGTTTGGGGTCAGCATAACGAAATTTGGATCTGCTCGTTGATAACTGCATTTTTTATcgtaaacaaaacaaaaggaacacAGTTTAGTCGTAATCAAGAAACCTGAATGATAATCAACTCACGCTCATGAAACACGAGCAGAGGGTACAAGTGTACAACTCGATTGCTTGAAATCGAAAGAACCAATAATCCATTATCTGAACAAACATAGTCAAACTAAAATCTATGAACATGCTGGGCTTTCCCTCTGATCATTACTGCTGAATAGACCTGGGAATGTAAGTTTGAAAGAACAACATAAAACTAAACTGACCTTGCTTCTCTAAGATTATCGACATGGATGCCGAATCCAAAAGATGTGTTTCCAACTGTACGATCTCTAATGGCTGCGAAACCAATGAAAATAATTGCTCAGATCATAATTTACCTGTTGGATATCTTGTCGTCCATCTGAAGTAGTGAACAAATATTGACTCATAAAAACCTAACTCACATCAATCATCTAGGCGCAGATTTCCTAACATATGTTATACCCCAAAAATCTAGTTCGACGTCACGAGAAAATTTCACAAGAGAGGCGAGAGAATGAACAAATCTCTAAATTTTGGCTTCATTAGAGGATACATACAACTCAGACCAATCTTACCATATAAAATCGACCTCCTAAAGACATGCTCCATattgaaggggaaaaaataaaggaggggaggggaggaatCACAGGAGGAACTGGATCACTAAAGAATGAAGCATGGTTCCCTCCTAAGTTGTTCAGTTGACTAGAAAGGAAAGGACAGAGGAAAGGAATGACTTAAATCATCTGCAATTTTGCCCTTATTTTACCAAAAGCTAGACCAGCCAAAGAATAACTTGACAGCAAAAGAGTTATTTGACGATCCGGTTCACTTTCTAACTTCCCAGAAATCtaccaaacaaagaattacGTTTCTCTCCTCCCCAGTCATCCTTCCACCACCCCGAaactcctcttcttctctcttctctcccctcCTTGCCCAATAGACCCCGTTAACATGCGAAGTATCCCACGTATAAGAAGATTGCAAGCTCACACCAAATTCTCACAATTGGTTAAAACAGGCCAACAAATTGTTTGACAACTAAATacataaaaagaaatttttactttttatgaaaataaatgTTCCCCCCCAGACTTTCCTTTTTGGATGAACTTGCCAACTTGGACAGTTGAGGCTTTTCTTGGCACTCAGGGACTCTGGTATCAAGTTTAAAAAACCTACTACTTCATAGGCAAGCCTTGGAGaaaacaattactactactGAAAATACCTGAAATGTTGAACGTGAAAGAAGGTTTCCACCATGACTTGAATGCTAAAGCTATAGATGAGCTCAGAGGCCCAGCCTTTCCCTGATAAGATGATGCATGGATAGCCATTAAACTTCGTGCAATCCAAGGATTCATCATAAGAGAGGATCAGAACCGTACCTTCACCAAGAAGTTTTTATTGGCTTGCCAAGATGCAGCAACTTGAAAAGTGGAATCTGCATTAGGGCTTGAGGTTTTGTTATCATCAACCCTTTCACCACGAGAATATACCGATTTTAAAACCAACTCTTAACAGGATTAACTTTTTCCCTGATAACAATTAAAATACCTTGTCTGTAACTCAAAACCGAAGTCAATGTAGTTCGTAATCCCAactacttctttttcttcaattggGTTCTTCACCTATGCAAAGCATTTTTTAAACCATGATGAGGGTACATTTGATAATCTAAAAGAATGATACACTTCAATGTAATTTGGAAATAGCTTAAAATGCATTACAAACAAAAGTAAAGAAGATTTTGCTTCTAGTAGTCACAACTCGAAGCAATAcctcatgtgtgtgtgtgtgggttgTTATTGAAATGAGGGGGGAAGATAAGAATAGTAACCACAACCCAACAGATGACATAGTTATATCTTCTGAAAACTTAAATACACAACCACTGCTTATAAAGTAACCTCTGCTCAGAACTGAGCTCCTATGAACGGACAATGTCCCTATTGTGCATCTACCCTGctttagagttttttttccttatggAGTACTTTATATATTGTAAAATATACAtatgtacagagagagagagagagagagagagagagagagagagagagagagagagagagagagagagaagcatacCCGCCTTTGGACCACCACATGTTGATAGAATGAGGCAATGAACTGCAGTGCAAGGTATATTAACACGAAATTAATAAAGAAGAAGTGCAATAGAATTAGAATCATGTATTTACTCCCCAACAATATGCAGAATCCATTCATTGGTTCCTGAATTACCACAGAAATTCAGGGCTTACATCAACACACACACTGTATTTTCAGGCAAGTTTAGGAGACTTGAACATGAGCCGTTCATTGGCGGCGAATGCAGCCTAAGCTGACAAGAAACTCAAATGCAATGCCATACAAGCAATGATCATCATTACACATACAGATCTCAAGATGGTAGAAAGCAGTACGACATGTGTCATCACATCGTAACCATTATTCATCTGTCATTTTGTTGTACTGCTACGGATCCCCGCCATTAGTATTGTATGTTATCATCGCCATTGCACAACAAGAAACTCAAACAATAATTTAACTGCCCTGATCGAGCACACCATAATATAAATAACCTAGATTCAGTTCCAATTACTAGGGAAGTATTCCCTCTACATTTATGTAATCCAATGTTTCATCTGTCAGACCATGAAATTTTAAAGCTCTGATATGAAGTATGAACTTTTAAAAGGATATCATCAAGCTTTCTTTGAACTCATTTCAGTCAAAATACattaaaaaggaaaggaaaggtcAAGCAAGTACAATAAGATAAGGGTTTGTAATGCTTTCAAAGGCAACAAACCTGGGAACTTCTAGCAAGTTCAAGACCAAAATTGAAGGATGGACTCAAAGGACTGCCTGATCCTAGTCCGTAGCCAATCGCACAGCTCCAATTTTCTAGATCATTATATCTGGTTCCTTCTTTGCTTCTAACTGTTAAACACATTCATGAGGAGAAAATAGAAATCAGTTTTCGGAAGATCAGATGGCAACTCAAGAATACAATAAGCAGCGAAGATAGTACACATACGAAGCATAAGCGTATGTCCAATGTACAACAAACTTACAAAATTAAGTAACAATGGCATGAGAAAAGTTTTTTGTTATGGTCAAGCCTGGGTCCGTGTACTCGTGTAGTATTGGTAAATGGTAACGAATGTTCCTTGGTAAAATAAGTCATTCATGGACTTAGCATAGGAGTCAAATATGTTTCCATGAAATTCTTAGGCCATTAAAGGGCTGGTATATGGATTGTGGACGTTGACCTTTAATGGTGCACAGTTTCGAAGCTAATGAATACCTAATGAGCATATCGTTGAGATAAGATCTTTGTTCCAACAGGAtagtaaataaacaaaaagcTAAAGAAAGCACGTAACCTTAAATCTTATAAGTGAGAATGTATGGTGagaaaaatttacaatttggTTCATATTGCACTCCAGCAGTTAACCTTCCCATCTTGCTTACCAGCCATGCACTTTTTGGGAATTCATCACCCACTGCATAGATAAATAAATCAAATCAGAAGACCTTTTTCTCCCacatattttcttttcacataCACTTCACAACTTGTCATATACTCGTATCCAAATTCCAAAAGCTAACTGAAATTAGAATAGCTGGTCAAAGAGTCACAATTTCCAGACAAATATAGGCCAACGCAGGCTCTAAAAACGATGATTAAATTAAATCTGCACACATTGCATTCTAAACAAAGGGAATAAAAATAGGAAAGAGAGCAATCATTCACGGGGTTCCAAACAACGAACGTAGCagatgaaataaaagaaaagaaaccagaTGACTAATGTGAGTATAGTAGAAAACTCAATATGTAGGTGACATACAAGAGAAAGGCATTAGTGTCGCTCCAATGGACAGATTTGACGACCCATATCTCAAACCCATAACACCATAATCCTCTGAAGAGACTCTGCATCATCAGTAAGTGTAAGCTTTTTAAATGAAATATCATTGGTGTGATTGCATCCATGCAAACTTGAGATTCCATATGATAATCTAGGGATAGGAATATGCCTTTTCTTAAGAAGTACAGGGAAAAATCCAAATGCCCCAACACCATATTGTGGGTAGTAAGCGCTTGACCTTACCAGTAAAACCCTACGTTGAACACACACACCTAGAGATTAGACAATGATTATAAATGGTAGCAGAATACAAGTCAACAAAGTGCCCCTTACGGATCAGTATTCGATACGAAAAGGTCCATGAACGTGTGTGGATCATAAATATCACTGCGAGTAAACATCAGATTGTCAATTGACTATTTACTTAAAACACCATAGGCAGTTGATGTACAGGATAAGGACTACACTACCTTTGCCAGCGGAATAGTGCATTTCCTACTATATTCTCATCAGGCTTGTGATCAAGTGGACCTGAGACCTGAATTGGCTAAGGGAAAAAGTACTTTTCTCCATGATAGGAGTGTCAATATACTACCGCAATAATCCAATATAAGATTAAAGAATAGAAAAACATTCTCTGTTCAGACGTATATTGAGGCAATCTTTCAGACTTGCCCCGCAATGCAAAGATATGGGATATAAGTTGTTTTTCTTAGAGAAAGAAGACTACGAATCCATGTACCAATGGCTCAGTAACTAAGTAAACAGCACTTTATCTTCCCAATGGGTTCATTGATAAAAGCGAGAACCtgattaaacaaaataaatccCCGATCTTCAGAAATACGACAAGATAATCAACCTGCATGCCATAACGTTTATCATTTGAAACTttgaggtatatatatatatacctcttAAAACGTTCAGCGTGTGTGAGGGATAGTAACGATATGTTTCCaaataagtataaaaaatgCAACATAAGGGATAAGATGCGTAAGACAATAAATATGGGAGCTGAAAGCTTGAGAGAAATTACTATAATTTGGATGGATACAGTTGCAATTAAATCAACATGAGGATCATCAATCGGTTTTAGCATGATTCTTGTGCTAAAATGCCTAGCTTCTTCAAAGTAATCCTCAAAGAGGCATCTCAATGCAAGCTTCCCAAATAGCAAGTTATATGAAGACTCTAACATCCTGCATAACCTCACAATGAGTTAGCTAATAAACTCTTCAACACCTATCATACAAAAAATAGTAACAAATTTAGTGAAATTAGAATATTTGGAATCcaggaacaaaaaaattgacaaatgcAAGCTGAATAATAAACTCAATCCATTAAATGCCCCCATTCATAAGGCAGCCAATTCATTTACATGCCATTGACTCATCTCTGGCTACTAATAACTCCGATGTTGATAATTATCCCTATTATCTCTCGGCCAAATCATGAACTCATTACACCATGGAGTCTAATATATCCATTGTTGACTGAAATCCAAAATGATGCTACATTCCAAGGGAACAACCAGCTCAGACTAAGGGATACTTATCGGACTCTGAACCTATGAGAGAAGCAAACACTTCTTTGTTTTCAGGAAATGGGACCATGTGTACGAAATTCTTTTGCAATGAAAATTCTACTACCTTCAACCAGTCTAGTTGGCCCTAAATCTCTAAGTTGGCCAGTATTTTAGTAAACGAAATTGTCCAATGTTGGTTCCAAATTAGCTGCCCTTGAGCTTGAACCAGCATTCTCACATTTGGAAGCCTGAGTTTTAACCACTGCACCGAGTATTGGCCCTTCCATTCTAGCATTCTTAATGGAAAATTGAGTTTTTGTTAGATAAAGAAATAAACGGATGCATATACATTTATGAGTACAAACACTAAGTCTGGTGACATACCAATTGCACAAACCCTTCCACACACATGGGTGCAGGGCCCACACCCACTGTGAGTGAAtttgtaagtgtttgtgtgacTAACTCCATGGGTTGGTGCTGTCGTAGTCACCTCACCTGGCAACTATAGGCCTATGAAAACCTTTGGTATGGAGTTCTACTCCCAGCTACGTGCTATCAAACCTATATCGGGTCAGCCCACATGGGGTTTTAACCTGGTTTAATTTGACCCTCTGCTAGTGGGTGGTGGGACCACTTGCCCAGATTAGTCGGCCTATTGGGCCGGATACCAAGTGATCAAAAAATTGTGTGCCACTAGCATTTATGTGAGGACATAAACTCCCACTGTCTGACACACTTAATTACTAGCAGTTATTAAGTAAAGACCACATTAATGAGATCACAAGAAAGCCcgacaaccacaacaaaaagtcCAAATCAAACTAGACTACCATGCTGTCCGATACCCTTTACATTGCGTTCACAATCGGAAGAGaattcaaaactaaaacaagGGATTTGAAATCAATGTCGcgagaaaaccaaaaaaaggtcCCAAATCTCAAATACCAATACTTTAAACAATTAGCCAATCCACTAGTACTTCGCAACTAAACTTGTTTAGAAAAATCTCAAAACTTGTAAAATTATAAGACAGACATAAACAGATCTACAAAATGAACCATAAAATTGAAGGTGTTAGTGTTACAAGCTCTGCTAACATGTTAGAAAAGTGTATTGACAAGAAAGAATCTAGCTTTCATTGATgtgtataaaccacaaccttagcATGCCTTCTTCATACAGACTACAAGACATTGTGACTAAGAAATATAAACAAATAAGGAAAACAGACCTAACCAGAAAACCAAGGCTACTAgaaaacatgaataaaaactaaacaagaaacatgacatgatgataaaacctgaaAAAACATGTAACCTAATATTTCCTAAATTATGCTAGAGAAGGAATGGGTAAAGAGAAAAACCTGGTGCGGGCAGCGAGGGGAGGGAAATCAAAGAGCGGTGGAACCAGCACCATCGGTGGTGGAGGTTCTGCGTGCGAAAACCAGTTccccatctctccctctctccactTTCTCTCTACTTTTCACTCTCTGATAATCGTCAGAGGAAACAAGTAcaatgaagagagagaataacTAACCGAAGGAAAGCGAAAGTAGTGGACTTGGGCCACCGCAAATCTCTCACTCTTTAACCGCACTGTTGAAGCGACGTGTCCGCCCCTTCTCTATTTCCGGCGACAGCAATGTGTTTTCCGTGGATTAATTTACACTTTACAACCTCTATGTATTACTTCTTATCAATTCGCCCCCCAAAATTGTACTACATTGCAGCGATATCACCACAGATCTGTTCGAAATTGAGATGGTGAATTTACAGGTTTGCCCCGTCGTGTCAGTGATGATCACCTTGCCAATGGTCAGTTTCGTATTTAAAATCATCTCTCTTACACGACACGACGGGGCAAACCTTGCCAATGGTCAGTTTCGCATTTAAAATCATTGCAATGACGGGGAAAATTTGCCATTTGCAATGACAACACTTAGGGAGATTAGTATTTCCTTCTCTCCCAACTCCCAAGTACCTTCGTTCTATTTTTAGATGGAAAAGCACTTTCAAAACCTTTCTGAAAAGTATAGCTAATCTTAGAATTGTTAGACTAGCTTTTATTGACCCATCAATTTCTTGATTCCATAATTATACAGCTTTATGCAAGCATGCAGGGGATAGCAGGATCAATATTTCGTCAAGAATTAAAAGGTTGGTGCTTTCACCATCCATACTGTAGTCTCCCATGTGAcgcaaaagcaaaaaattgaTTCGAGTCATCCATTTTATAGATTTCAATGTGTTTATCATCCACACACATATTTAGTTCGATTGAATCTTAGTGGCTATTTTGAACAAACTATAATTGTCATAACAAAAATTGACAGCTAGACTTCAAATATCTATTTGTCCTCAAATAAATATGATTTCTACTTTGCCAATATCAGACCAACTTGATTTGTAGTGCAAACGGTAAATACATCGAtacctacaaaatgaacgactcaAACCGTCGAATAGAATTTGCAGATTTTCATTTGGGATCACATAAGAAACTACAGGA
This DNA window, taken from Rhododendron vialii isolate Sample 1 chromosome 8a, ASM3025357v1, encodes the following:
- the LOC131298882 gene encoding protease Do-like 1, chloroplastic isoform X1; amino-acid sequence: MAAYSLSLLPTTNFPSTLSRSRTSSTFSLSNPPFSLLRNPTRSTPILSALRNSPNSDSIIPSDHSCNNVCKFLLEKTPFASALDSLFVLCASVALSLALLVADVDSASAFVVTTPRKLQSDELATVRLFQENTPSVVYITNLAVRQDAFTLDVLEVPQGSGSGFVWDKDGHIVTNFHVIRGASDLKVTLSDQTTYDAKVVGFDQDKDVAVLRVDAPKDKLRPIPIGVSADLLVGQKVYAIGNPFGLDHTLTTGVISGLRREISSAATGRPIQDVIQTDAAINPGNSGGPLLDSTGSLIGINTAIYSPSGASSGVGFSIPVDTVGGIVDQLVKFGKVTRPILGIKFAPDQSVEQLGVGGVLVLDAPANGPAGKAGLRPTKRDGYGRLILGDIITSVNGKKISNGSDLYRVLDQCKVGDEITVEVLRGDHKEKIPVILEPTPEET
- the LOC131298882 gene encoding protease Do-like 1, chloroplastic isoform X2, yielding MSSLRFVFSRRTRLLLFTSPILRSGRMLLHWMCWRCLKDQDRALSGIKMVTLSQISMLSVVHLISSRVTLSDQTTYDAKVVGFDQDKDVAVLRVDAPKDKLRPIPIGVSADLLVGQKVYAIGNPFGLDHTLTTGVISGLRREISSAATGRPIQDVIQTDAAINPGNSGGPLLDSTGSLIGINTAIYSPSGASSGVGFSIPVDTVGGIVDQLVKFGKVTRPILGIKFAPDQSVEQLGVGGVLVLDAPANGPAGKAGLRPTKRDGYGRLILGDIITSVNGKKISNGSDLYRVLDQCKVGDEITVEVLRGDHKEKIPVILEPTPEET
- the LOC131298883 gene encoding uncharacterized protein LOC131298883 isoform X1 → MGNWFSHAEPPPPMVLVPPLFDFPPLAARTRMLESSYNLLFGKLALRCLFEDYFEEARHFSTRIMLKPIDDPHVDLIATVSGPLDHKPDENIVGNALFRWQSDIYDPHTFMDLFVSNTDPVLLVRSSAYYPQYGVGAFGFFPVLLKKRVSSEDYGVMGLRYGSSNLSIGATLMPFSLGDEFPKSAWLVSKMGRLTAGVQYEPNFRSKEGTRYNDLENWSCAIGYGLGSGSPLSPSFNFGLELARSSQFIASFYQHVVVQRRVKNPIEEKEVVGITNYIDFGFELQTRVDDNKTSSPNADSTFQVAASWQANKNFLVKGKAGPLSSSIALAFKSWWKPSFTFNISAIRDRTVGNTSFGFGIHVDNLREASYQRADPNFVMLTPNKEHLAEGIHWKHGQRPVLQSDVDSGNFDGIPRELRPLGKIL
- the LOC131298883 gene encoding uncharacterized protein LOC131298883 isoform X2 is translated as MLESSYNLLFGKLALRCLFEDYFEEARHFSTRIMLKPIDDPHVDLIATVSGPLDHKPDENIVGNALFRWQSDIYDPHTFMDLFVSNTDPVLLVRSSAYYPQYGVGAFGFFPVLLKKRVSSEDYGVMGLRYGSSNLSIGATLMPFSLGDEFPKSAWLVSKMGRLTAGVQYEPNFRSKEGTRYNDLENWSCAIGYGLGSGSPLSPSFNFGLELARSSQFIASFYQHVVVQRRVKNPIEEKEVVGITNYIDFGFELQTRVDDNKTSSPNADSTFQVAASWQANKNFLVKGKAGPLSSSIALAFKSWWKPSFTFNISAIRDRTVGNTSFGFGIHVDNLREASYQRADPNFVMLTPNKEHLAEGIHWKHGQRPVLQSDVDSGNFDGIPRELRPLGKIL